In the genome of Salmo trutta chromosome 18, fSalTru1.1, whole genome shotgun sequence, one region contains:
- the LOC115153303 gene encoding inactive phospholipase D5 isoform X2, which yields MKSQQKCIVIFALVCCFAVLVALIFSAVDVWGEDEDGITEENCNKNCRVVLVENIPEDVTFSENGTAHLTLSAGLHSLLDLAVAGRSVEIVSPQWNLNSSDNESSFLPSSRQGQALLQRLQGLKKKGVNLKIASGMIDSVELKSLSRLSEVHYINMTALTKGFLHSSFWVVDRKHIYIGSATMDWRSLSTMKELGIIIYNCSCLALDLHRVFNLYWQLQYKDFVPSIWSKRLSALWNKDENLPLLFNNTKAEVFLSSSPDVFCPKDRTRDLDAISYVIQKAKRFIYISITDYLPLTNRNSHRYWSGIDGMLREALILRNIKVRLLVSCWEQTHPLTFNFVWSLKTLCMELPNCSLEAKFFSTREQRDGTLQGINHNRFIVTDSAVYIGNFDWVGNEFMFNAGAGMVISQAEGLKERNSTLVQQVRAAFQRDWYSRHTMSLQANKIPVCNKHQLNQLAHLKISQPPESSGSQESPNGSL from the exons GGTAGTGCTTGTGGAGAATATTCCAGAAGATGTCACCTTCTCTGAGAATGGTACGGCCCACCTCACCCTCTCTGCTGGGCTGCACAGCCTACTGGACCTGGCCGTGGCTGGTCGTTCTGTGGAGATTGTGTCACCACAATGGAACCTGAACTCCTCTGACAATGAATCAAGCTTCCTACCATCTTCTAGGCAG GGTCAGGCTTTGCTGCAAAGACTGCAGGGGCTGAAGAAGAAGGGAGTCAATTTGAAGATAGCTAGTGGAATGATCGACTCTGTAGAGCTCAAGAGCCTTTCTCGTCTGA GTGAGGTGCACTACATTAACATGACAGCCCTGACCAAAGGCTTCCTGCACTCTTCTTTCTGGGTGGTGGACAGGAAGCACATCTACATCGGCAGTGCCACCATGGACTGGCGATCACTGTCCACG ATGAAAGAACTGGGGATCATCATCTACAACTGTAGTTGTCTGGCACTGGACCTGCACAGGGTATTCAACCTCTACTGGCAGCTGCAGTATAAGGACTTTGTACCGTCCATCTGGTCCAAGAGGCTGAGTGCCCTGTGGAACAAAGATGAAAacctcccacttctcttcaacAACACCAAGGCTGAGGTCTTTCTCTCT AGCTCTCCAGATGTCTTCTGCCCTAAAGACAGGACCAGAGACCTCGACGCCATATCCTATGTGATCCAAAAGGCCAAGAGGTTCATCTATATATCCATTACAGACTACCTGCCTCTCACTAACAGGAATTCTCACAG ATACTGGTCAGGTATAGATGGGATGCTTCGGGAGGCCTTGATCCTGAGAAACATCAAAGTGCGTCTGTTAGTAAGCTGTTGGGAGCAGACACACCCCCTGACCTTTAACTTTGTGTGGTCCCTGAAGACCTTGTGTATGGAGCTCCCCAACTGTTCACTGGAGGCT AAGTTCTTCAGCACCAGGGAGCAGAGAGATGGCACGCTACAGGGAATCAACCATAACAGATTCATAGTGACAGATAGTGCTGTGTACATAG GGAACTTTGACTGGGTGGGGAATGAGTTTATGTTCAACGCTGGAGCAGGCATGGTGATCAGTCAGGCAGAGGGGCTGAAGGAGAGGAACTCAACGTTGGTGCAACAGGTGAGGGCTGCGTTCCAGCGGGACTGGTATTCACGCCACACCATGAGCCTGCAGGCTAACAAGATCCCAGTCTGCAACAAGCACCAGCTCAACCAACTGGCACATCTCAAAATCAGTCAACCACCAGAGAGCAGTGGGAGTCAGGAGAGTCCCAATGGCTCCCTCTGA